The sequence AAGTTATCACAAATACCTTCAATGGAGAACCAGGATCGGACGAATTCGAAGAACTAGAAATCAAATTTCTAACATTCATCGATTCAATCAAAAAATGAACATCCCCTTCCAGAAAGAACTAGTATAGGAAGAGGAGTTGATTTAGATCCTTTTGGCCCAACCAATCTAGCAATAACATTTATAAGAAATAGAATGAAAAAGATTCAGAAACTAACTGAACatcattataaatgttttgaaagaCCATTATCCGAAATCCCGGATTTCCTAGTAAAACTAAGGCGACACTTTAATAGAATATATCCTAGAAATAGGAATCATACTAGCTTAATAGGAAATCCGGGGAGATATAGGATCCAACACTTTTTTGGATAAGAGGGATGGGACAGTCGAGCTATCGACGTTAAATAAAGTGCTTCTCCGGAGGCAACCCGAGCTGTAACTTTCTATTTTCTAGGATAAGTAAGTCGGGCAAATGACGTTAAActtagcgcttctcgggaggcagcccgagcttttttttaataatatttttaattttaattttaaatttgaaTACGTGAACTAGTCTCTCAGCCTATCATTCTCAATAGACTAAGATCACAAGAGAAGAAGTAATGGATAAAATGAACGAATGAAGTCTGAAAAGCTGCAAAGGATCTTAGCCAAATCATCAAAGGAAGTCTTCAAATGGAATTTTTTATAGGGAAGTACTTGCTCTTCTTTACCTTAAACTAAATATATATGTCATATCTGAgctaaaactaagtgtgggataaaaCCCATTATCATTAAAACAATTAAAACCGACATGTGTCCAAAAGCTTATTTGAAAAACAAGTGTGTGATTCCTAACAATCGTTTCTATATAACCGTATATCTTGATATACTTAATTAGCGTTATTAAAACGGTTGCTAGGAAAATAAGACGAATATTAGGGACAATGGTCTTTTAAGTGTGGGATATCGGTATATTATACTTCAGTCTTCTGCAAAATTCTCAAGTAAAATAtcggaatttttttttatttattttcgggTTAGTTTTAAACTTAACGGTGTCGTAAATACTTTTTCttgaataaattattattaaattattgctTAGTTCTTTATGCGGCTTAAAATTATAATATGTTAGGAATATTTTTACTATTGGAATAAATTTTCGAAGCATTGCATGACTAGACATATACAACCCAATCTTTTAAAAGTGAGACTTTCCTAAGACCAAAAGTATAACATCCATAATGCTTCACCCCAAAAAGAGTATGCCTGCGTTTATTTTGAATTATAATTTGCTCCTGATATATGTTTCAAGACCACATTCTAAGAAATCACTTGGTGATTCTGGTACTTTGTCTAAACTTTGAAAATTCTTGAAAAAAGAAAAGAACACCATCTTAAACCCACTCACTTCAAATTCCATCACCATGTTTTCACCCAAACTCAACTTCTCCGTTTGCAAAATTTTTTTGAAAAATCGAAATTATATAAACTATTTAAAAAAAGGAGTTTTCTCTTAATTCTCCCTCTATTATAATGTGTTTATATGCtgcctcgtatatatatatatatatatatatatatatatatatatatatatatatatatatatatatatatatatatatatatatatatatatatatatatatatatatatatatatatatatatatatatatatatatatagaaacgtAGTTTAATAAGAATGTTCTTATTTGATAAATTGGTAAGAATAAATCACAGCCATACATTTAATCCACGATGTTGGATTAATTAAGTTACTTTTTATCTTAATTAACATCTCCAATCCAGAATGGTACGTTTCCTACATTTGTGTtttagcaacaaaaaaaaaaaaagaccatCCTATAAATAATTAGAAAAGGAAGAAGGTAAACATTAGTTTGTCATCCGTATTTACTTAAAAAAATGATAATGAAGTGGGCTTTATATTACTTGGTAGTTATCACTACAGCAAAGAGGCCCATTTGATGTGCACTATCTTGCCGCAACTAGTAGTACGGCTCGCCGCTAAAGACCTTTTGCGGCGATGTATCGCCGCAATAAGAACGACTCCAAAGGTTCGTTGTAATAGGTCTTTAGTGATGATTAGTTGCGACGATTTTGAGTGGGACCCActttggtttaaagaaaatcaaaaagaaaaaatgAAATTTATTTGCGGCGACGCTTTTGCGGCGAGTTGACAGTGGGGCCCATAACGTCATTAGTGGTCAAGGCTAATTGCGACGAATAATTGCGACAACTCTTCTCCGCATCAGTGGAGGTTCTAGAAGGAAATTGTACCAATATTTGCGGCGACACATTGCAGCTAATGGCTGATAATTTCCATTATGGTCCAGTGGAAAATTTGGTTGTGAAATTTTGTCGAACTTGTGGTTCAAAGATGGTTCTCAAAACTTGCTTGACTGATGATTACCAGTACGGTCGACGATATTATGGTTGTGGTGGTAGGTTCGGCACCTTGATTTCTGAACTTTGTAGAAAGCAAGAAATTTGGATTGATCCGCTCTGGTATGATAGGGCGCTTGAAGTGATACCAGAATTGTTAAGGTCCAAAAGAGCTCTAGAACGTTCACTCAAAACTGGAAAACGTCAAGCAAAAATTTTGAAACTGATGTTAATTTGTACATTTGTAGCATTTGTGTTGTATTTCATTTTCAAGTAACTGATGTAATCCCCTTTGAAAGTACTGTGTTGTAGTTTGTAGTTTCAGAATTAATTTCGGTTTCTATTAACTCATGTATTGTCGTTTAAAGTAACTGATGTATTTTCTTATGAACATAGTTTATAGATAacaattatatgttatattatacgCCATAAATACTAAACACTATTTAAACCCTATTaattataccctaaaccctaacccctaattaAATTCTAATTCACATTCTTTGTATAATATTCGATTCATCTACTACACTAACATCCGATAACGACGTTACATATCATCTAATTGGGCGATAAACGATGTGAATTCGATTAGAAACCTCAAAACGTTAATGATGTTAATGAAATTAGTGGAATCGATAACAGTACCATAGTAGACTTCATCAGAGGCAGTGGACGATGTGAACTCGCTTAGATACCTCAAAacgttaataatgttaatgaaattAGTGGAACCGATAACAGTACCATAGTAGACTTCCTCAGAGCCTGTGGACGATGTGAACTCGCATAGAAACCTCAAAACGTTAATGATGTTAATGAAATTAGGGGAATTGATAAAAGTACCATAATAGACTTCATCACTAATGATGTGAATGTTATTTGTGGATATAAAGAACATCAAATGTAACGTTAGAAACATATATACACAGCCAATTCTAAAATGATTATTTAAATTTTTTTCTCAATATTTTACTACTCCGTAATAAATGTTTGTCGGATGTTCGAGCAACATTGAGCTCAGGTATTTTTATAATATAGTGTTCTCAATATTTTACTACTCCGTAATAAATGTATAGTTTACTTTACAATATTTTACTACTCCGTAATAAATGTACTATTTATAATATTCTATTAAATGTTTGTCGTCTGTAGTGTTTTAATTTCACTAAATTGGAAAAAGAAAATGACATTTTTTATTCAACATAACTAATAAAAACGATACAACTAATACCAAAATAAAAATGAAACaattaatactaaaataaaaatgatacaattaacaccaaaataaaaatgatacaattaatACCAAACTTAACTAAACTTAACAGTTTAGTTGACAGAAATTAAAACAAGTTTCTTCATCTTCGGAAACTAAATAAAGAGAAATGCGATTACAATTCCAAATCAGTGTTTCTTTTATCTCGTTCCACTGCTCCTCAGTACGGAGATATGTTGCGGACAACTCTGGAACATAGTCATCTACGTAATACAAGACGTCCATTTATTCAAACGGAACCATTTCTTTCAAAAAGTATAAAACTTCATCAAAACCTACGTCACGAACATCAATTTCTCTGAACGTAGATGACAAACTACGCGTATAATCGTAAACTCTCATTTGATTACGGAATCTACTTCCGTAATACACTTCCAAAAAGACAATCATCGAAGGAATGGTTAACATTTTTGATGTATTTGATGTGTGCTTGAGGTTAAAAATATATGTAATGTTAGTTAtgtatttattttctttatttataGAATCTGTAACAGGCCATTTGATGCGCACCATTTGCGGCGCACAATTATTGTGGGAGACAAAATCTAGCGGGAACTAGTACGGAGGGAAATATAAGCGCTAAAAACTATTGCGACCCTTATTTGCGGCGCTCCTTTTGCGGCGACAAGCATCCGGGCCCACAGTTCAACTTTTGACCATAATTTTCCAGcgaaaaaaatgaaaaagaaaataccATAAAATTTATTGCGGCGAGGGCCCACAAAGATTCGCCGCAATTGCACGTAGGTCCGATTTGGCTGGTCAAAAGACTGAAATTTTTGTCGTTTAGTGGTGCATTTGCGGCGAGTTCAGAGCGCCGCATAAGGGCTTCATCGCCCGTCCTCTTTTTTCTAGTAGTGTATGTCTTTATAAAAATATGGCGTATATACAAGAGGACAATGAACTAGCTTTGATATTTATGGCTTCATTAAGAATGTTCTTTCTAGCATTCATCCATCCATCATACACCAAATATATACTTGTATATTTTGATGTAATAATCTATTTTTACATAATCTGGTTTCATTAGCACCAATATGAATCCATTGTTTGTTTTAAGTATTTTATGTACTCCGTATTAATGTATCCATCGTATGAGTGGTTCTACTCATCTACATATATAGTGTAATATTAGATTCTATTGTGTTTATATGGTATGTGCATGACATATCTTATAAATCGGTTGAGCATTATTGATTCGATGACGGTGTATGGTGATGGAGTTTTAGTTTTTTCCACATCATGAATGCATCCATCAGAGTAGATGATGGAGTTTTAGTTTTTTCTACATCATGAATGAATCCATCAGAGTAAACCAATAGCATGCTTGCTTAGATTATTCAATTTATTAGTATATCCATAGGTTTCTATTCTTATTACCTGACCAGCCATTTGTTTTGTACATTATGCCAGAATGTGACTTCGTTCCCAAGCAGTATGTTGTTGGGACAAAAATTGTATCTGAATCTGGCATTTCACATTAGCTACCTGAAGTTGATAATATGTACAAACCTATTAAGGGAACCATTTTTGATAGTATTGATGTTGcatacaacgtttaccaacaatacGCTCAATGTGGTGGGTTTGAAATATGGAAAGCCACACAAACTCCAGCGAGACGACAAAAGGGTGACGATGGACCACGAAAAATTAAATTGAAATACTTTATGTGTAGTAGGGAAGGATTTAAGCCCTCAAAACCATGTAAGGTGTTAGACAATAATGAGAGACACCAGAAAGGAGAAGGGCATGTGGATACCAACAACATGGAAAGTAATGTAAAAGTGAAAGTCTGATTTGTCTAATCAAAGGGTGAAGAACTGAGTACGACCTTCACAGCGCATTGGTTGTGAAGCAAGCTTTAAGCTCAGGATAGTTGAAGATAACAAATACGAACTATATGGTTTGGTAGAGGAATACAACTACTGCATGGTGCATCCTGATTATAGGCTACATTTGAAGACGTACAGAAAATTAGATAATTCCATTAACAccttattatataattttttattggcAGGTGGTGGACCAACGGTCGGACATCGTATACTAACAACGATCCTTGGTGGGCTTGACAAAGTTTGTGCAACCCCGGTTGATTGCCGAAACCTTAAGAGAGACATAATTGCATATATCGGTAAAGCTGATGCTCAAATTATGGTCAACATGCTAACTCAGAGAAAAAAGTGTTTGCCCGACTTCTCACTCGAATATTTTGTTGATGAAAAAGGTGTACTCAGAGGTTTCTTTTGGGCCGATGAGTATTCAAAGCATAATTGCTCTGCTTTTGGTGACGTGGTCTCGCTTGATGCGACTATTCGAACTAACAAGTAATGAAGTGTACACACTTATTAATAAACTCAACCGTCATTACACATTTCATAGAGTACTAATCTTTTTTTCAGATACTATATGGTTTTTATTCCGTTTACCGGCATCGACAGTCATAAAAAGTCTGTCACATTTGGTGCTAGAATGTTGGCTAAGGAAGATGCTTATTCGTACAAGTGGCTATTAAATTGCTTTAAGACCGCGTTCCCTGATGAGCCAATGATTGGGATGACAGACCAAGACCCCGCGATGAAAATAGCTATTGAAGATGTTTTTGAAACGGCACATCATCGGCTTTGTATGTGGCACATTATGAAGAAATTTACTATAAAGGTGCGAAGTTAATTTAAAACACAACATATATTGAACGTGGATTTTGTTTTATATATCATATGCTTTAGTGGGTCACTTAAAACACAGCACATAATACATGTTAGATACATGGAACCACTTGAAATCATATAGTATTTAGTTTCCAAGCCTAATCGCtgcataatacttattattatgtaTTTAAGATAGGTACATCACACATTAATAGAGGCTAAATCATACtcatttatatatttaaatgtgtATCAGGTTGGTGTGTCAATATGCAGTTCAGGACTTAAGGCTCGACTTGCTCAAATAGTGTGGACAAGCAAGCTTCAACCGGAAGATTTAGAAAAGCGTTGGGGTGGTGTCATGAGTAAATTCATCCTTAAAGAGCATATGTGGTTGGTTGCCATGTTTAACCTAAGGCATAACTGGATACCTGCGTATTTTCATGAATCGAGAATGTCGGGTCTAATGCGTACATCATCGAGTTTCGAGAGCGAGAATCACATGTTTGGATAACTAATGAGTTCAAGTTCAACTCTGATTGAGTTTCTTGGGTTTTTTTGATACATCTATGCGTTCTCAACGTTTTACAAAATCTCACAATGATCATGAGTCTGAGTATACGAAGGTTGATGTGGATGACGATGCATCCACATTGGAGAAAGATTCTGCAAGGATGTACATACGCTtcgtttttttatgtatataaggaAATTCAGGGTGCTCATAAGCACTGCATGTCGCGCAATTTTTCTGAAATTGATGGGTGCAAGAAGTATACTATAGTCGATAGAAGTGTGAAAAGCATAAGCATCAATGAGAGCATCGATAGAGTTGAAAAACCGAATCAATTTGATGAACTAATACATAAGAAAAGTGAGGTAATTACTCTGTTTATAAACATTCTCATCATGTTACAGAAATGATAAAAATCGTCTATAAACTAAAACACTAACACCATGTTCGAACATGTAGAAAATAATGAATCAAACACCATAAGTATACAAGATCGTATACTTTCAGATCTATTTCACAGAATCAACAATAATGAATTGAATCACTTTTAATAAACAAGTGAAACCAATACAGTAATCTCAAAGAAAACCACAATTCatcaactagatgaattaagaaacTTAGACAGAATCACAAAACAAAATACTTTGAAAGCTTTTTTATAAACTGCAAACAATTTGATTGAATGAATACACAAACCCTagatcccatctggatatatcagAAAATACACCGACACAACCCATAAACTTTACATAAAATACATCTAAGCCCCTCAACTATATAAACTATTAGAAGTTGACAAGAATGGCCCTTGGATGTTAGAATTAGACTCAACTACGTCCCATCATTGTGTTATTAGTGTAACCTCCATACTAGGTATGTCGATTTAACAACTAACAACACATGATTCGCAAAGAGTCTAAAACCTTTAAATAATCTTCACCAAGTATCATACAGCAACAACTTCATCATAGCTATCAAACAATCAACCAGCAAACCTGCACAATACTAATCATGCAATAAGAAATAAACAAGAATAAAGAAAACAATTAGATTGATA comes from Rutidosis leptorrhynchoides isolate AG116_Rl617_1_P2 chromosome 4, CSIRO_AGI_Rlap_v1, whole genome shotgun sequence and encodes:
- the LOC139841639 gene encoding protein FAR1-RELATED SEQUENCE 5-like produces the protein MCVLGAWIYHKKPEYLKAYMRVRDKFKLKNEEKLQEQQSSEIKSINKISMIKKDRVKMPLFYITRMDDEEYQLSEADFDSLKMDDIIFIYNYLIDLNESLPEVDNMYKPIKGTIFDSIDVAYNVYQQYAQCGGFEIWKATQTPARRQKGDDGPRKIKLKYFMCSREGFKPSKPCKVLDNNERHQKGEGHVDTNNMESGGPTVGHRILTTILGGLDKVCATPVDCRNLKRDIIAYIGKADAQIMVNMLTQRKKCLPDFSLEYFVDEKGVLRGFFWADEYSKHNCSAFGDVVSLDATIRTNKYYMVFIPFTGIDSHKKSVTFGARMLAKEDAYSYKWLLNCFKTAFPDEPMIGMTDQDPAMKIAIEDVFETAHHRLCMWHIMKKFTIKVGVSICSSGLKARLAQIVWTSKLQPEDLEKRWGGVMSKFILKEHMWLVAMFNLRHNWIPAYFHESRMSGLMRTSSSFESENHMFG